A genome region from Nocardioides cynanchi includes the following:
- a CDS encoding CaiB/BaiF CoA transferase family protein: MTDRPTGPLSGLLVADFSRILAGPYASMLLADLGAEVVKVESPAGDDTRSWMPPLREGVSTYYLGVNRNKRSVALDLKDPGDLALAQELAGRADIMMENFRPGGLTRYGLDYDTVAAANPKVVYASISGFGTTERGRVLPGYDIIVQAMSGLMSLTGGPDTGPFRSGISVFDVMAGLHATIGILAALHSRDEDGRGQHVEVNLLATAMSGMVNQTSAYAAGGVVPVRMGNSHPSLFPYEPLMCADGELVVTAGNNGQFRKLVEVLGVPELADDPRFSRNEDRTANRDLLRPLLVERLMTRPKMEWFREIIGAGVPCGPINDVGGGVAFAQEIGQEPVVEVGEGEAMVPSIRNPITFSETPVDYRLPPPGLDEHGDEIRAWLREPVVSTPLDHGESRDHAEGGDE, encoded by the coding sequence GTGACCGACCGACCGACCGGACCGCTCAGCGGGTTGCTGGTCGCCGACTTCTCGCGGATCCTGGCCGGCCCCTACGCCTCGATGCTGCTCGCGGACCTCGGCGCCGAGGTGGTCAAGGTCGAGTCGCCGGCCGGCGACGACACCCGCTCGTGGATGCCACCGCTGCGCGAGGGCGTGTCGACGTACTACCTCGGTGTCAACCGCAACAAGCGCTCGGTCGCCCTCGACCTGAAGGACCCCGGTGACCTCGCGCTGGCCCAGGAGCTGGCCGGGCGCGCCGACATCATGATGGAGAACTTCCGGCCCGGGGGGCTGACCCGCTACGGCCTCGACTACGACACCGTCGCCGCTGCCAACCCGAAGGTCGTCTACGCCTCCATCAGCGGCTTCGGTACGACGGAGCGCGGCCGCGTGCTGCCTGGCTACGACATCATCGTTCAGGCGATGTCGGGGCTGATGAGCCTGACCGGCGGCCCCGACACCGGGCCGTTCCGCTCCGGTATCTCGGTCTTCGACGTCATGGCCGGGCTGCACGCCACCATCGGCATCCTGGCCGCGCTGCACTCCCGTGACGAGGACGGCCGGGGTCAGCACGTGGAGGTGAACCTGCTCGCCACCGCCATGTCGGGGATGGTCAACCAGACCAGTGCCTACGCGGCGGGGGGCGTCGTACCGGTGCGGATGGGCAACAGCCACCCGAGTCTCTTCCCCTATGAGCCGCTGATGTGCGCCGACGGCGAGCTGGTCGTCACGGCCGGCAACAACGGCCAGTTCCGCAAGCTGGTCGAGGTCCTCGGCGTCCCCGAGCTCGCCGACGATCCCCGCTTCTCCCGCAACGAGGACCGCACCGCCAACCGCGACCTGCTCCGGCCGCTGCTCGTCGAGCGGCTGATGACCCGGCCGAAGATGGAGTGGTTCCGCGAGATCATCGGCGCGGGCGTGCCGTGCGGGCCGATCAACGACGTCGGCGGCGGCGTCGCGTTCGCCCAGGAGATCGGGCAGGAGCCCGTGGTCGAGGTCGGTGAGGGCGAGGCCATGGTGCCGTCGATCCGCAACCCGATCACGTTCTCCGAGACACCGGTCGACTACCGGCTTCCCCCGCCGGGGCTCGACGAGCACGGCGACGAGATCCGGGCCTGGCTGAGGGAGCCCGTGGTCTCGACTCCGCTCGACCACGGAGAGAGCCGCGACCACGCGGAGGGCGGCGATGAGTGA
- a CDS encoding citryl-CoA lyase yields the protein MSELEFPTSLGTSTAETISLMGEDLTDLMGNVGFGELAFWLVALRRPTSGETRVFEAVLVALADHGFTPTAIAARLTYLSAPDSLQGALAAGLLGGGSRFLGVTEDCGGYLHAVLEAHTGDLPTTDEGWDAVALSAVRRTREQGAFVPGLGHPVHKQGDPRTPRLIRIADEEGLRGPHLRLFEAIGRVHEQVLGRHLPLNGAGVCGAALADLGLPVEMLRGFALLARAAGLLGQLAEERRRPIGMDAYLTIDRNAVYVDPTPQD from the coding sequence ATGAGTGAGCTGGAGTTCCCCACGTCGTTGGGGACGTCGACGGCCGAGACCATCTCGCTGATGGGCGAGGACCTCACCGACCTGATGGGCAACGTCGGCTTCGGGGAGCTCGCCTTCTGGCTGGTCGCGCTGCGGCGCCCGACCTCGGGTGAGACCAGGGTGTTCGAGGCGGTGCTGGTGGCCCTGGCCGACCACGGGTTCACCCCGACCGCGATCGCGGCCCGGCTCACCTACCTGTCCGCACCCGACTCGCTCCAGGGTGCCCTGGCCGCCGGCCTGCTCGGTGGCGGCTCGCGGTTCCTGGGCGTGACCGAGGACTGCGGCGGCTACCTCCATGCCGTCCTCGAGGCGCACACCGGTGACCTGCCGACCACCGACGAGGGCTGGGACGCCGTCGCCCTCTCCGCGGTACGACGTACCCGCGAGCAGGGCGCGTTCGTCCCCGGCCTCGGGCACCCGGTACACAAGCAGGGCGACCCACGCACCCCGCGGCTGATCCGGATCGCCGACGAGGAAGGTCTGCGCGGCCCGCACCTGCGGCTGTTCGAGGCGATCGGGCGGGTGCACGAGCAGGTGCTCGGCCGGCACCTGCCACTCAACGGCGCCGGCGTCTGCGGGGCCGCCCTGGCCGACCTCGGGCTGCCGGTCGAGATGCTGCGCGGCTTCGCGCTGCTGGCCCGGGCGGCCGGCCTGCTCGGTCAGCTCGCCGAGGAGCGCCGGCGGCCGATCGGGATGGACGCCTACCTCACGATCGACCGCAACGCGGTCTACGTGGACCCGACTCCGCAGGACTGA
- a CDS encoding extradiol ring-cleavage dioxygenase: MATVAAVIASTHHPFYLKASTATGADRPPFADEWQAKIEAFRETLTRAEPDVLVMVGSDHFHQLWLDNMPQFLVGKAPYFDANWYNEEREFGLPRMTLAGQEDLSSHILRNGLDMDFDLAFSNELRIDHSITCPIITLRPQADLPIVPIYTNIFAPPLPQPKRFVQLGKAIRELVESWPSDQRVAIIGTGHLSLELGGPRQFGEHGPDPDFDRKAVEWIANGDVEGCLGEVSLDSLHLPGNATHGFMDFMLMMGVAGDGVKADYTDSLDLFHTMEAYFTWYPEGSGLDRRSEPEGAL, from the coding sequence ATGGCCACCGTCGCTGCGGTCATCGCCTCGACGCACCATCCCTTCTACCTGAAGGCGAGCACCGCCACCGGCGCCGACCGGCCTCCGTTCGCCGACGAGTGGCAGGCCAAGATCGAGGCCTTCCGCGAGACCCTGACCCGGGCCGAGCCCGACGTGCTGGTGATGGTCGGCAGCGACCACTTCCACCAGCTCTGGCTGGACAACATGCCGCAGTTCCTGGTCGGCAAGGCGCCGTACTTCGACGCCAACTGGTACAACGAGGAACGCGAGTTCGGCCTCCCTCGGATGACCCTGGCCGGGCAAGAGGACCTCTCCTCCCACATCCTGCGCAACGGGCTCGACATGGACTTCGACCTGGCCTTCAGCAACGAGCTGCGGATCGACCACAGCATCACCTGCCCGATCATCACGCTGCGGCCGCAGGCGGACCTGCCGATCGTGCCGATCTACACCAACATCTTCGCGCCGCCGCTGCCGCAGCCGAAGCGGTTCGTCCAGCTGGGCAAGGCGATTCGCGAGCTGGTCGAGTCGTGGCCGAGCGACCAGCGGGTCGCGATCATCGGCACCGGGCACCTCTCGCTGGAGCTCGGCGGGCCGCGCCAGTTCGGCGAGCACGGCCCCGACCCGGACTTCGACCGCAAGGCCGTCGAGTGGATCGCGAACGGCGATGTCGAGGGCTGCCTCGGCGAGGTGTCGCTCGACAGCCTGCACCTGCCGGGCAACGCCACCCACGGCTTCATGGACTTCATGCTGATGATGGGCGTCGCCGGTGACGGGGTGAAGGCCGACTACACCGACTCGCTCGACCTCTTCCACACCATGGAGGCGTACTTCACGTGGTACCCGGAGGGATCCGGGCTCGACCGCCGGTCCGAGCCGGAGGGAGCACTCTGA
- a CDS encoding quinone oxidoreductase family protein, whose product MRAAVLHTPGSPPSYGEHPAPEPAAGSTLVRVRAAPVVPLDLLCASGTAYLGVPATPYVPGGQGVGVVEVSETHEPGTRVWFFTPAGMAPGDGSLAELCLVPDGDVVPLEVTVPDDLAAALGLSGVAAWMALSWRAGLVAGERVLVLGGGGAVGQAGIGAAHALGAAQVVAVARPGSADRARAAGAEVVVPLDTHDVDELTASLAQHGPFDVVLDPVFGVSASAAAGTLAPGGRLVNLGGASGDAAVFSSAGLRSRSAAVLGYTNNALTPEQRTSAVTAVLEHAAAGRIRMAYDVVPLADVEAAWLRQAAGTGSRGVVRPS is encoded by the coding sequence ATGCGCGCCGCCGTCCTGCACACGCCCGGCTCGCCTCCGTCGTACGGCGAACACCCCGCCCCCGAGCCGGCGGCCGGCTCGACGCTGGTCCGGGTGAGGGCCGCACCGGTGGTGCCACTGGACCTGCTCTGCGCGTCGGGCACGGCGTACCTCGGCGTGCCCGCGACGCCGTACGTGCCGGGCGGTCAGGGAGTCGGTGTCGTCGAGGTCTCCGAGACCCACGAGCCGGGGACGCGGGTGTGGTTCTTCACGCCGGCCGGGATGGCCCCCGGCGACGGCAGCCTGGCCGAGCTGTGCCTGGTGCCGGACGGTGACGTCGTACCTCTCGAGGTGACGGTGCCGGACGACCTGGCGGCGGCGCTCGGGCTCTCCGGAGTCGCTGCCTGGATGGCGCTCTCGTGGCGGGCCGGCCTGGTGGCCGGCGAGCGGGTGCTAGTGCTCGGTGGCGGCGGCGCCGTGGGGCAGGCCGGGATCGGTGCGGCGCACGCGCTCGGTGCGGCGCAGGTCGTCGCGGTTGCCCGACCCGGCTCGGCCGACCGGGCCCGGGCCGCCGGCGCCGAGGTCGTCGTACCCCTCGACACCCATGACGTCGATGAGCTGACCGCATCGCTCGCGCAGCACGGGCCCTTCGACGTCGTCCTGGACCCGGTCTTCGGCGTCTCCGCGTCCGCCGCCGCCGGCACGCTCGCGCCGGGAGGCCGCCTGGTCAACCTGGGTGGGGCCTCGGGTGACGCCGCGGTCTTCTCCTCGGCCGGGCTGCGCAGCAGGTCGGCGGCGGTCCTCGGCTACACCAACAACGCGCTGACCCCCGAGCAGCGCACGTCGGCCGTCACTGCCGTCCTCGAGCACGCCGCCGCCGGGCGGATCCGGATGGCGTACGACGTGGTGCCGCTCGCCGACGTCGAGGCGGCCTGGCTGCGGCAGGCGGCCGGTACCGGGTCCCGCGGCGTGGTGCGCCCGAGCTGA
- a CDS encoding ATP-binding protein, which produces MHREGDRAPSAVPGVAGWAKAALAELATLPDVHRVGLALDEGGGRRLLFTASDRDGGAESPWCHIDAYDDLPINTAARTGELVAGSLDELRGRYAEFVDRQADGPTAAVAAVPLLVAGRGLGGFVLFFDAPQSFGLEHRLALARRGAELGAALHLAQLGERRAVAETADEGAPPGAVVAVHDVAPTPEAVGEARHVVRDVLVDWGVGPDLTDTAVLCVSELVTNAVIHAHNSCTLRLLLEGDVLTATVRDGGSRGVTTVGQIDDHLQVHGRGLEVVERLASRWGYDLDAHGTRVWFVLDL; this is translated from the coding sequence GTGCACCGGGAGGGAGACCGGGCGCCGTCAGCGGTGCCCGGAGTGGCAGGGTGGGCGAAGGCTGCGCTCGCCGAGCTCGCCACGCTGCCCGATGTCCACCGCGTCGGACTGGCCCTCGACGAGGGCGGCGGGCGGCGCCTGCTCTTCACGGCCAGCGACCGCGACGGCGGAGCCGAGTCGCCCTGGTGCCACATCGACGCCTACGACGACCTGCCGATCAACACCGCGGCCCGGACCGGAGAGCTCGTCGCGGGCTCGCTCGACGAGCTGCGCGGACGCTACGCCGAGTTCGTGGACCGGCAGGCCGACGGCCCGACGGCGGCGGTGGCGGCCGTGCCGCTGCTCGTCGCCGGGCGAGGGCTGGGAGGGTTCGTCCTCTTCTTCGACGCCCCGCAGTCCTTCGGGCTCGAGCACCGGCTCGCGTTGGCGCGTCGGGGCGCGGAGCTCGGCGCCGCGCTGCACCTGGCCCAGCTCGGCGAACGACGTGCCGTGGCGGAGACGGCCGACGAGGGCGCACCGCCGGGCGCCGTGGTCGCGGTTCACGACGTCGCTCCGACGCCGGAGGCCGTGGGCGAGGCCCGGCACGTCGTCCGTGACGTCCTCGTGGACTGGGGTGTCGGGCCGGACCTCACCGACACCGCCGTGCTGTGCGTCTCCGAGCTGGTGACCAATGCGGTCATCCACGCCCACAACTCCTGCACGCTGCGCCTGCTGCTGGAGGGGGACGTGCTCACCGCGACCGTGCGCGACGGGGGCAGCCGGGGCGTGACCACCGTGGGGCAGATCGACGACCACCTCCAGGTGCACGGGCGCGGGCTGGAGGTGGTGGAGCGCCTGGCCTCACGCTGGGGCTACGACCTCGACGCCCACGGCACCAGGGTCTGGTTCGTCCTGGACCTCTGA
- a CDS encoding nuclear transport factor 2 family protein gives MDRDSAQAWLDRYVAAWRSYDPTAIGDLFSADVTYRYHPDDEPTVGREAVVASWLGEGDDSGASTRDAPGTYDASYTPFAVDGDRVVATGTSTYRDAPGGPVTKVFHNCFLMSFDDEGRCREFTEFYTQERHD, from the coding sequence ATGGACCGCGACTCCGCCCAGGCCTGGCTCGACCGCTACGTCGCCGCGTGGCGGAGCTACGACCCGACCGCGATCGGCGACCTGTTCAGCGCGGACGTCACCTACCGCTACCACCCCGACGACGAGCCGACGGTCGGCCGCGAGGCGGTGGTGGCCTCGTGGCTCGGCGAGGGAGACGACTCCGGAGCGTCGACCCGCGACGCACCGGGCACGTACGACGCGTCGTACACGCCGTTCGCGGTCGACGGCGACCGGGTCGTGGCGACCGGCACGTCGACCTACCGTGACGCGCCGGGCGGTCCGGTGACCAAGGTGTTCCACAACTGCTTCCTGATGTCCTTCGACGACGAGGGGCGATGCCGGGAGTTCACGGAGTTCTACACACAGGAGCGACATGACTGA
- a CDS encoding aminopeptidase produces MTEPYDHLLEKYARLVVRVGVNVQPGQEVEISCLPEQAEVARVLAEEAYRVGASRVTIDYNDRHLQRAAVLHAPEETLGTTPEHVLDGVRAWKNIKPALISLTGNPFPTLMDGLDPVRLAKSQPVDLISEAMPLITSGQLAWTVVGAPTRGWAESVGVADTAALWEAVAVSMRLDEADPEQAWRRHISKLQARAAILNGHGFDKVRYQGPGTDITIGLAPESVWVGGSLETDDGVEFVPNMPTEEVFMSPDWRRAEGKLRTAAPFFLSSMGAMVEDLQLELRDGTITGVKAARGEQEVQQQFELIPRSRHLGEVAIVDSDSRVATTGLVFKDMLYDENVGSHVAWGMGYPSAFRGGLELDAEQRIAAGLNQANTHVDIVIGSPEVQIDGYHADGSVVPVTRGDEFVLDG; encoded by the coding sequence ATGACTGAGCCTTACGACCACCTGCTGGAGAAGTACGCGCGGCTGGTCGTGCGCGTCGGCGTCAACGTCCAACCCGGCCAGGAGGTCGAGATCAGCTGCCTGCCCGAGCAGGCGGAGGTGGCGCGAGTGCTGGCCGAGGAGGCCTACCGCGTCGGCGCGAGCCGGGTCACCATCGACTACAACGACCGGCACCTCCAGCGGGCTGCGGTGCTGCACGCACCCGAGGAGACGCTGGGTACGACGCCGGAGCACGTGCTGGACGGGGTGCGCGCCTGGAAGAACATCAAGCCGGCGCTGATCAGCCTGACCGGCAACCCGTTCCCGACGCTGATGGACGGCCTCGACCCGGTCCGCCTCGCGAAGTCGCAGCCGGTCGACCTGATCTCCGAGGCCATGCCGCTGATCACCAGCGGACAGCTCGCCTGGACCGTGGTGGGTGCACCGACCCGTGGTTGGGCCGAGAGCGTCGGGGTCGCCGACACGGCGGCCCTCTGGGAGGCGGTCGCGGTCTCGATGCGGCTCGACGAGGCAGACCCCGAGCAGGCCTGGCGCCGTCACATCAGCAAGCTCCAGGCCCGGGCCGCGATCCTCAACGGCCACGGGTTCGACAAGGTCCGCTACCAGGGCCCCGGCACCGACATCACCATCGGGCTGGCGCCGGAGTCGGTGTGGGTGGGCGGGTCGCTGGAGACCGACGACGGCGTCGAGTTCGTGCCGAACATGCCGACCGAGGAGGTCTTCATGTCACCGGACTGGCGGCGCGCCGAGGGAAAGCTGCGCACTGCCGCGCCGTTCTTCCTCTCCTCGATGGGCGCCATGGTCGAGGACCTCCAGCTCGAGCTGCGCGACGGCACCATCACCGGGGTCAAGGCGGCTCGCGGCGAGCAGGAGGTGCAGCAGCAGTTCGAGCTGATCCCCCGCTCGCGGCACCTCGGCGAGGTCGCCATCGTCGACTCGGACTCCCGGGTCGCGACGACCGGTCTGGTCTTCAAGGACATGCTGTACGACGAGAACGTCGGCTCCCACGTCGCCTGGGGGATGGGCTATCCCAGCGCCTTCCGGGGCGGCCTCGAGCTCGACGCCGAGCAGCGGATCGCGGCCGGGCTCAACCAGGCCAACACCCACGTCGACATCGTGATCGGCAGCCCCGAGGTGCAGATCGACGGCTACCACGCCGATGGGTCCGTGGTACCCGTGACTCGAGGCGACGAGTTCGTGCTGGACGGTTAG
- a CDS encoding lipopolysaccharide assembly protein LapA domain-containing protein — MSEADEPTERPATRDGANPLRGSRTSRFWVALIALIVILILLVVFVAQNTRAVQLSFLGWDWHPPLAVALLVAVVGGLAISATVGTLRLMQVHRRVRRTR; from the coding sequence ATGAGCGAGGCCGACGAGCCCACCGAACGCCCGGCGACGCGCGACGGTGCCAACCCGCTGCGGGGATCGCGGACCAGCAGGTTCTGGGTCGCGCTGATCGCACTGATCGTGATCCTGATCCTCCTGGTGGTCTTCGTCGCCCAGAACACCCGCGCGGTGCAGCTGTCGTTCCTCGGCTGGGACTGGCACCCGCCCCTGGCCGTGGCGCTGCTCGTCGCCGTGGTCGGCGGCCTGGCGATCTCCGCGACCGTCGGCACGCTGCGCCTGATGCAGGTGCACCGGCGGGTGCGACGGACCCGCTAA
- a CDS encoding DinB family protein, producing the protein MTAGPEPTSPARFENQQLRGAAFSHVDLRGARFDHVDLGGVRMRGVELVDVEITGEVWNLRINDVDVVPLINAELDRRDPDRVKMRPTDPDGFREAWDIVERLWDQTVERARGFDPELLHASVDDEWSFIETLRHLVFATDAWIRRAIMGEPAPWSALDLPWDQMPDTPGVPRDREVRPSLDEVVILRRDRMGIMRQLVDDLTEEELASSTDPVEGPGWPQSRSYPVRECLSIVLNEEWHHRLYAERDLDALESHVAESSPAD; encoded by the coding sequence ATGACTGCTGGTCCCGAACCGACCTCGCCGGCCCGCTTCGAGAACCAGCAGCTGCGAGGTGCGGCGTTCAGCCACGTCGACCTGCGTGGCGCGAGGTTCGACCACGTGGATCTCGGCGGCGTCCGGATGCGCGGGGTCGAGCTGGTCGACGTCGAGATCACCGGCGAGGTGTGGAACCTGCGGATCAACGACGTCGACGTCGTACCCCTGATCAACGCCGAGCTCGACCGGCGCGACCCCGACCGGGTCAAGATGCGGCCCACCGACCCGGACGGCTTCCGCGAGGCGTGGGACATCGTCGAGCGGCTCTGGGACCAGACCGTCGAGCGGGCCCGGGGCTTCGACCCCGAGCTCCTCCACGCCAGCGTCGACGACGAGTGGTCGTTCATCGAGACCCTGCGGCACCTGGTCTTCGCCACCGACGCCTGGATCCGCCGGGCGATCATGGGCGAGCCCGCGCCGTGGAGCGCCCTCGACCTGCCGTGGGACCAGATGCCCGACACCCCTGGCGTCCCCCGTGACCGCGAGGTGCGCCCCAGCCTCGACGAGGTGGTGATCCTGCGGCGCGACCGGATGGGCATCATGCGCCAGCTGGTCGACGACCTCACCGAGGAGGAGCTCGCGTCGAGCACCGACCCGGTCGAAGGGCCCGGCTGGCCGCAGTCGCGCAGCTATCCGGTGCGCGAGTGCCTCTCGATCGTGCTCAACGAGGAGTGGCACCACCGGCTGTACGCCGAACGCGACCTGGACGCGCTCGAGTCCCACGTGGCGGAGTCGAGCCCGGCCGACTGA
- a CDS encoding phytoene desaturase family protein, with translation MTTYDAVVVGAGPNGLVAANHLVDAGWSVLVLEAQPDVGGAVRSDREVHPDFVHDTFSAFYPLAAAGHIHTLGLERFGLTWVHAPAVLGHPFPDGQWAILHRDRDVTAGLMEQQHPGDGEAWHRLCDQWDRIGDDLVGALLTPFPPVRHGVGMLARLRSVGGLDFVKTMLTPATEVGWSRFGGASPRTLIAGNAGHADIPLNAPGSGLMGILMSMLGQTVGFPVPQGGAGMLSQALAARLRAGGGEIRCGAEVVGIEVSAGRAVAVRTADGERFAAGRAVLADVIASRLYGGLVAADDLPARTIRSMRSFQLDPGTVKVDWALDGAIPWASPPPHTPGTFHVADSVEDMSEALGQVNSRSIPAHPFMLAGQMTTTDPTRSPAGTESLWAYTHVPQQATRDAGDGGITGTWDESDCERFADRMQERIEQLAPGFGSRIMARRVLGPHELEARNANLVGGAINGGTSQLHQELIFRPVPGLGRAETPVRGLYLASASAHPGGGVHGAAGMNAARAARAHDRLRTAGGLLPRRTAGNLARPVRVLDEPPADV, from the coding sequence ATGACGACGTACGACGCAGTGGTGGTCGGAGCGGGGCCCAACGGCCTCGTCGCAGCCAACCACCTGGTCGACGCCGGCTGGTCGGTGCTCGTGCTGGAGGCCCAGCCCGACGTGGGCGGGGCGGTCCGCAGCGACCGGGAGGTGCACCCCGACTTCGTGCACGACACCTTCAGTGCCTTCTACCCGCTGGCCGCGGCCGGGCACATCCACACGCTCGGGCTCGAGCGCTTCGGCCTGACCTGGGTGCACGCCCCGGCCGTGCTGGGTCACCCGTTCCCCGACGGGCAGTGGGCGATCCTGCACCGTGACCGCGACGTCACCGCCGGCCTGATGGAGCAGCAGCACCCCGGCGACGGCGAGGCCTGGCACCGGCTCTGCGACCAGTGGGACCGGATCGGCGACGACCTCGTCGGCGCCCTGCTCACGCCGTTCCCACCGGTCCGGCACGGCGTGGGGATGCTGGCCCGGCTCCGGTCGGTCGGCGGCCTGGACTTCGTGAAGACCATGCTCACGCCGGCCACCGAGGTCGGCTGGTCGCGCTTCGGAGGCGCGTCCCCGCGCACCCTGATCGCCGGCAACGCCGGGCACGCCGACATCCCGCTCAACGCCCCCGGGTCCGGGCTGATGGGGATCCTGATGTCGATGCTGGGGCAGACCGTCGGCTTCCCGGTGCCGCAGGGCGGCGCCGGGATGCTGAGCCAGGCCCTCGCGGCCCGGCTGCGCGCCGGTGGCGGCGAGATCCGGTGCGGCGCCGAGGTCGTCGGCATCGAGGTGTCCGCCGGCCGGGCGGTGGCGGTCCGCACCGCCGACGGCGAACGGTTCGCGGCCGGCCGCGCGGTGCTCGCCGACGTCATCGCCAGCCGGCTGTACGGCGGGCTGGTGGCGGCCGACGACCTGCCGGCGCGCACGATCCGCTCGATGCGCTCCTTCCAGCTCGACCCGGGCACGGTGAAAGTCGACTGGGCGCTGGACGGAGCGATCCCGTGGGCCTCGCCGCCGCCGCACACCCCCGGGACCTTCCACGTCGCCGACTCCGTCGAGGACATGAGCGAGGCGCTCGGCCAGGTGAACTCCCGGTCGATCCCCGCGCATCCCTTCATGCTGGCCGGGCAGATGACCACCACCGACCCGACCCGCTCACCGGCCGGCACCGAGTCGCTGTGGGCCTACACCCACGTGCCTCAGCAGGCCACCCGCGACGCCGGCGACGGCGGCATCACGGGGACGTGGGACGAGTCGGACTGCGAGCGCTTCGCGGACCGGATGCAGGAGCGGATCGAGCAGCTGGCACCGGGCTTCGGCTCCCGGATCATGGCCCGCCGGGTGCTCGGGCCGCACGAGCTCGAGGCCCGCAACGCCAACCTGGTGGGCGGCGCCATCAACGGCGGCACCTCCCAGCTCCATCAGGAGCTGATCTTCCGTCCGGTGCCCGGTCTGGGCCGGGCCGAGACGCCGGTGCGCGGGCTGTACCTCGCCTCTGCGTCCGCGCACCCGGGCGGCGGGGTGCACGGCGCGGCCGGGATGAACGCGGCCCGGGCGGCCCGGGCCCACGACCGCCTGCGCACCGCCGGCGGTCTCCTGCCACGTCGTACCGCGGGAAACCTCGCTCGCCCGGTGCGGGTGCTGGACGAGCCCCCGGCCGACGTGTGA
- a CDS encoding SDR family NAD(P)-dependent oxidoreductase — protein MTSGAAARPRVVLVTGASSGIGRATAHAAAAAHDHLVLVAREESTLVDVEKECLAAGAASTLVVPADLGDDTDVARCVREALGVTGSLDVVVNAGGVVAYGRTEDVPADVFDGVLRTNVTGSVNLARHVVPVLRRQERGTLVLVGSVIGHIAVPEMTPYVVSKWAVRALARQLQVENRDRDDVHVIYAAPGGVDTPIYAQAGNYSGVVGRPPPPVASPEKVARRILRLVDHPRPRAQLGITNNLMRVGFSGLPWLFDVLVGPLFTVAAKDQTTPVAAGSGNVLESVPTGNHLHGDQGNPLVGIGRNLLTVARSRRKR, from the coding sequence GTGACCTCCGGTGCCGCGGCGCGGCCCCGGGTGGTCCTGGTGACAGGAGCCTCCAGCGGGATCGGCCGCGCCACCGCCCACGCAGCCGCCGCCGCGCACGACCACCTCGTCCTGGTCGCCCGTGAGGAGTCGACCCTGGTCGACGTGGAGAAGGAGTGCCTCGCGGCCGGCGCCGCCTCCACCCTCGTCGTGCCCGCCGACCTGGGCGACGACACCGACGTCGCGAGGTGCGTCCGCGAGGCACTGGGCGTCACCGGGTCGCTGGACGTCGTCGTCAACGCCGGCGGGGTCGTCGCCTACGGCCGCACCGAGGACGTCCCCGCCGACGTCTTCGACGGAGTGCTGCGGACCAACGTCACGGGCTCGGTCAACCTGGCCCGGCACGTCGTACCGGTACTGCGCCGGCAGGAGCGCGGCACCCTGGTGCTGGTCGGCTCGGTCATCGGCCACATCGCGGTGCCCGAGATGACGCCGTACGTCGTCAGCAAGTGGGCCGTGCGTGCGCTGGCGCGACAGCTCCAGGTGGAGAACCGCGACCGCGACGACGTCCACGTGATCTACGCCGCGCCGGGCGGTGTGGACACGCCGATCTACGCGCAGGCGGGCAACTACTCCGGAGTGGTCGGCCGGCCGCCGCCGCCGGTCGCCTCCCCGGAGAAGGTCGCGAGGCGGATCCTGCGCCTGGTCGACCACCCCCGGCCCAGGGCCCAGCTGGGGATCACCAACAACCTGATGCGGGTCGGGTTCAGCGGCCTGCCCTGGCTCTTCGACGTCCTGGTCGGTCCCCTGTTCACCGTGGCCGCCAAGGACCAGACGACCCCCGTGGCCGCCGGATCGGGCAATGTGCTGGAGTCGGTACCCACGGGCAACCACCTGCACGGCGACCAGGGCAACCCCCTCGTGGGAATCGGTCGCAACCTGCTGACCGTGGCCCGCTCGAGACGGAAGCGATGA